The following nucleotide sequence is from Candidatus Thermoplasmatota archaeon.
CGGGGAAAATACGCATACCTCCCGGCACGAAGAATGGAGAAAAATTTGTGTTGAAAGGGAAAGGAATGCCGCGGTTGCATGGCGGCTACGGCAACATGATTGTGCAAGTTGTCGTTGACATACCAAAGAAAATTTCTTCCAGAGAGAGAGAAATTCTCGAGGAGCTTGCAAAGGAAATGAAAGTTGATATGAAAGCCACGGGCATGAACTTTTTTAGGCGCGGAAAATGAAATGTAGTAAGTGCGGAAACGAAGCAGTTACCTTTATCAGGTATAACGGGACACATCTGTGCAGGGAACATTTTATTGAGTATGTGGAAAAAAGAGTGAGGAAGGATACCCGCAAGCAGGACATAAGAAAAGGAATTGTTGCCGTTGCTTTGTCCGGCGGAAAGGACAGCCTTACAGCCCTCTACACAATGAATGACATAATCAGAAAGCACAGAAACAAAGAACTTCATGCAATTACCGTTGATGAAGGCATTGCCGGGTACAGACAAAAAACGATAAAAGTGGCACAAAAGCACTGTGAACGACTTGGGGTGGAGCATCATATCATATCTTTCGAAGAAACAATTGGCTATGCTGTTGATGAAATAAGTTACATGAGGGAAGATCTGGGAGAATGCACGTACTGTGGCGTTTTCCGGAGAATGTGCCTGAATAAGAAGGGAAGGGAAATAAATGCAAAAAGCATAGTGATGGGCCATAATCTTGATGATGTTGCACAGTCCGTCCTTATGAATTTTGTAAATAATGATATGGAAAGAATGGCAAGGTTCGCCCCGCACAGGAAGGTTCAGCCAGGATTGATTCCCCGCATATTGCCATTGAGGGTTATCCCGGAAAAGGAGACAACGCTGTATGCTCTTCTAAAGGGCATAGACGTCATAGAGGATAAATGCCCGTATTCTGTAAGGGCATCACGCGGCACGTTCAGGGATATTATCGCCAGATTGGAGCATGAGTACCCGGGCACAAGGCACAGCGTATTGAACAGTTATCTCACAATTGCCAATTACCTGCAGGAGCAATATCCTCCAGCAAAACTCAACCCATGCCTCAAATGCAGAGAACCCACATCCCAGAAAATATGCAGGGCATGCATATTGAGGGAAAAATTGGAGGCATGGGATGGTTAGAAATAAGCTTTCTTGGTAGTAGGTTAAAAAAAGAAGAAAAAGATAGGATAATGGAAACAGCCCGATTCGGTGTCCCCTCCTCCACTTTACCCTACCTAAAAAGCCGGGCCTGCACATGATATGATTTATTCGCCATAACGGTTAAAAGCCATAAACCATTATAGGTTGAGATGTTGACAGAAAACGCCATGAAGGTTCTTGAGAAGAGATATTTAAGGAAAGATAAAAAAGGAAAAATCATAGAAAGCCCGGAGGAAATGTTCCACAGGGTCGCAAAAGATATTGCGGGGGCAGATGAAAAGTATGGGGGGAATGTAAAAAAGACGGAAAAAGAGTTTTATGAGATGTT
It contains:
- a CDS encoding TIGR00269 family protein; this translates as MKCSKCGNEAVTFIRYNGTHLCREHFIEYVEKRVRKDTRKQDIRKGIVAVALSGGKDSLTALYTMNDIIRKHRNKELHAITVDEGIAGYRQKTIKVAQKHCERLGVEHHIISFEETIGYAVDEISYMREDLGECTYCGVFRRMCLNKKGREINAKSIVMGHNLDDVAQSVLMNFVNNDMERMARFAPHRKVQPGLIPRILPLRVIPEKETTLYALLKGIDVIEDKCPYSVRASRGTFRDIIARLEHEYPGTRHSVLNSYLTIANYLQEQYPPAKLNPCLKCREPTSQKICRACILREKLEAWDG